DNA from Corvus hawaiiensis isolate bCorHaw1 chromosome 28, bCorHaw1.pri.cur, whole genome shotgun sequence:
TGGGCGGGTTGCTCGTAACGAACCAACCGGAACCCGACGTGGTACCGCCGCAGCCAATCAGCGCCCGAGCgctcggggccggggccggcagCGCGGCCAATGGGAGAGCGCGCCGGGGCGGCGCGAGGCGCGGAGTGGGGGGGGGGAACGGaacggcgggggcgggcggggacAAGatggcggcagcggcggcggcggcgcgcgcgcggcggggcgggcggtaACGGGGCGGTGCGACCGGGACAGGGAGCGGGACCGGGGCCGGGACAACGCCGGGGGGCAGCGGCCGAGGGGcggcccttgagctcgggggtACGCGGGAGGCGGCGGTGCGGAGGGGCGGAGCGCGGCGCCGGGGCCCGGCCCGGTTCCCCCGCCcggcggcggggaggggggacTCGGCCGCCCACCCCCCCTCCCCTAGTTCACCGTTCGGGCCGGTGGGAGCGGCCGGAGCTGCCTGCGGGGAAGGATCCGGCCCGGGCCGGGAAGGGCCCGGAGGTCACCGAACCCCCCCACTGGGAGTCCGTCCCATTCCGGCTCCGGCGCTGATTTTGTCGCACTAAAAGTGTCCTGTCCCCTGtcagccctccctgctcccccgcTGTGTCCTCCCTGCCCCGGTGACACCTGTGGGAGGTGCGGGAGGGACCGCCCGGGCCAGGTGGGCATCCCTGACCCCACTCGGTGAGGGGCCGGGCACCGGGCAGAAGGtccccccgacccccccggGAGGACCCGGGTGTTGGGGCACCGGACCGAGAGAgtccccctgaccccccccggGGTCGGCGGGGCCGGGGTGGGTTGTGTTGTCCTGCACCGCTGACACCCGGAGCAGAGGTGGTGACACATCATGTGCCAGGCGGAATCCCGGTGGATGAAGGATGCCCCCGGGAGCTCTCGGTAGGCACCGAAGGCCTCAAACTTTTGTAGGCGAAAGCGAAGACGCGAGAATTGTTTCGGAAAACTCCTTCGAGGAAACTTGGTTCCAGCTCCCCAACGGCTGAACCCCTCCCCTCCGCCCCGTGCTCCCGGGAGGGCGGCGGGAGCACACCTTCCCACCCCGGCTGGGAATCATGAGCTCCTAGGGATGGAAAGTCACgagagggactgggagctgctctggttCCACGGGGTGGCCTGACGGCCCGGAGATGACCTAACACTGCAGGATCAAACTGGGCCCAGTCAAGGCCAGTTGACTGGGAAGAGCCCCCGGCAGCCGGGACCGGGTCGGAGGCAAAGCGAGTCCCAAACTGAGTGTGTCCCGTCACAGATTTATGTTCTTTTTCAAAGACATTCTGGAGCCAGGCCGGGATCTTTTGGCATCCAACTGACCTGGAAGCAGCTCttaggtttggttttctttttttttttttccccttctttttttggttggtttttttttttttttttaattattattcatGTTTATACAATcttctggatattttttttccaagaaggaGTAAAAGGGAGCGTTGGAAACTAACGAACAGGATTAAAGCCCTGAGCgcttaaggaaaaaacaggTTAAGGAACTTAATCCAGGATGGATCTGCAggagccccagcagctgggaatgtTTGCGGAGAGCGAGCTGATGTCGGTGGGGATGGACACGTTCATCCACCGCATCGACTCCACCGAGGTCATTTACCAGCCCCGGCGCAAACGGGCCAAGCTCATCGGCAAGTACCTTATGGGAGACCTGCTGGGAGAGGGCTCCTACGGCAAAGTCAAGGAGATGCTGGACTCAGAGACCCTGTGCAGGAGAGCTGTGAAGATCctgaaaaagaagaagctgCGCCGGATCCCCAACGGGGAGGCCAATGTGAAAAAGTGAGTAAAGAGTTCTGGGAGCTGAGGGGGTGAACTTGGTCCTTGTTTTCCAGCTGAGCTCCTGTGTTGTTTTAGCTGACAGCGTGGCTCTGCTGTGGAAGTTCTTCCTAATCCACAGGCATTTAGGAATCTCTTACCTCTGAACAGCCGCCAGTGCTCCGGGTgaggctgggcacagggaagggacaggTTCCCGAGGGCCAGGACAGTCTGGAATACACCACTTTGGTGTTGTTTAATGGATAAAATGGTGTTTCCTAAAGCAATCCCTCTGTAAGGTCTCACCttccccaggtgctgctggctgggaaagGTGGGGGGGACACAAATGCACCCAGGTCGTCACAATCGGGGTTATTCTTGTACCTGCCCAGGTGTGTTCCAAAGGCCCTGGAGCTCTCTGGGGTGGCAATTCCTGCTCCCACCCGTGTGGAAGGTGCCTGGGATGGGATCCAATGTACAGGGGGCACTCAATGGGCACAGGAAGTTTTCgggttttttccttggtttcATTTCTGAGGTGCTTGGGAGGTAACTCAAGGCTCTCCCCAGCTGATTTCTGTGGCTGTAAAATGGGGCCAAGGGTTGTCGTCTGTCTGTGCCTCTGACACACCTGGTTACTCAGGGCACAAGGACCTCATGGAAGTGAACCCTAGGAGAAGCCAGATGTGGGGCTGGATCTGTTTGGCTGGTGTGGGAACTTTCCCTTCCCGGGACCTCGCAGCAGCTgcgtcccagccctgccaggagctgcttaTCAGCCATGCAGGAGCCTCTGCAGCCCAAACAACCCATGAGGGTTTatctgggctgggagggagaacTCTGAGAGGTCGAGGAGACTCTTGTGGTGAGCCCTGACCTGCAGGGTCCCGTGTCTGTCCCTCAGTTTGATTTCCCAGTTTAGCTGTGGGATATTTCACatcctgtcccagcactgctgtcagGGAGCTTTCTCACTTTGCCTTCCAACCTTTCTTGACAGCCTTGGCGGTGGAGCAGTCACATCCCAAGGCTGGGACCTCCCtgtctctcccttcccttcctggcTCAGGTTCAGGATCCAGCAAACTTGGTTAATGtgtaataaaatgtttcttgtttttctggtAGAGGCTGGGTGCCCCGTCCCTGGGTCCCTCCACGGGCACATccagagctgccactggggAACGTGGAGATAGTTTCCTCCTTAGGGAAACCTTTAATGTAAATTAGATAAAAAGAGCTTGCCCACATCAGGAGAGTTCCCTGCTCTCAGAGCCATGGGAATGCTCCTGTGTCCTGGGGTGAACTCTGTGGAAGTTTTATTCGTGCCCAGAGTGGGGCTGAGAGTATCAGATGGGTCATTAAGGGAGTTGCTAAGATAGGTTTTCTGTGGACGTTTCCTggctcagcccctcctgctccAAAACACTGAGACAGATTTTAGGTCTTGTCTTGTACCCAGGGTTTACTTTAGTTCAAGTTCCTATTTCTGTCCCCTCGtcctttcctctctgcccaCCTATCCATGTGCTTTATCTGCTGCTTCACTGGGGAATTTTAAGGCAAACTGTTGTATTTTGTGGTCCCCTGGGCCCGTGGCACTCTGAGCTTATCAGAACTCTTCAGCACTGCTGCGACAGGGAGTGAAAGCTGTGTCTGCTCTGAGTGTGGAGATATGTGACCAAACCCAGATGTTTGAGTGGTCAGTGTGGGAGGAACAAAGTTCTATGGGGTCTCCAGGTGGTGCTGGACAGGACACTGACATCAGTGTTTTAACGTCAACATGGCCAGACTGCCCTGGAATCTCACTTTGGGCAGCTGTGTCGGAGCAGCTTCGAGGAGTTTATATCCAGAAACTGCTCCTGTGTCACAGAACTGCAGGAAATCAGGTTGTGGGCTGGATCACACTGTCAggttctgctttctctcttggAATCTGATCACTGAAGTGGTTTCCAGTGTTTCCTACCACCCAGGGAAAAGCTGCACGTGAGGCTTGGGTTGTTGGGCAGAGGTGGTTGAGTTACTGTGGTGGGCTCGTGCCTCTGCCCCCTCACAGGGCACCTCAGTGCTGCTTCAGCTGTGCTGATAGCATGTCATCCaaggaattccctggaaaataGTTCCTAGACTGTGGCCCTCGGGTGATTCCATGAGCACTAACACACAGGGGAGTAATGAGAGTGCAGTAATGAGCTGTGGAGGATCATACAATCTGAGCTGGGCCTTGGGCACCTGGACATGTGGGGCTGGAAATAGGATGTTAATGCCATCCTTGGGTCACTTGTTGCTGATATCCCAGGTTACAGCCtcacccctgccccagccctgtgtcctgGTGTTCTGGAGACCCAGAAATTACAACTAAAATGTGTTTGGGACTTTGATCAAATTGAATGATTTTTCTCTACCCCAAAATACTCCACTTCTGGCCCAGGAAAATGAGCCCTGAAGGGCTCTCTTGAGTCTTGGAGAAGATGTTGAGGCCTTAAACTTGTAAGACAGAGTTTCCTTAAATCCATTGGGAGAATCTTCATTTCTCTGTAGAGCAGGTGGAGGTGGCTCAGTCAGGCAGATGCTGCTGGAACTCATCCCtgcaaaaaaaaggagtttaGTGGGATTGCCaaaaagaggcaggaaaacctggcagcctgtggctgcagcagcagaggtttAATAAAGCCGTGTGCTAATAGCCTCACACGTTAATTAAGTGTTTGGGGCTCTGTGGGATCCCAAGTGCCCTGTGCTGTACTTACCACCTCGGCAATTGCTCAGGTTGGAATTTGTGCTCCTTGGAATTCCTCGGAGGGTTAACTTGGGTCATGGGGCTGTGCCGTGACAGTTTGTTCCTGGGATCTGCATGTCCCAAACTGGAACTTCCAAACAGGGACATCTCTGCTGGGGAAGGACTTGCTGGAAGCCCCGGAGGTGTGGGCTCAGGTGGGAGCAGGCTGATCCCTCCTCCCCAGACACGCATTCCCTATGGAGCCGCGTGGCTCAAGGACTTCCTCTGCTGAGCTGGATGTATGCTTGGGTTGAGAGGTGAAATGCTGGGAGCTGTAATCACAGGTTGTGATGGATCTAGAGCTTGCAATGCCAGACatccctgcaggagcagaatGTGGATGGACCCTTGGGactaggaaagagaaaaagcaacacCGAGATCTTCCTGGCACTTGCAGCCCTTGGGCTCACACGGTCCCGGAGCTGGAACTGCACTTCCTAAGCTTTCAGGATGTTGTGGGAAGAGCCTTGTGAACCGAAGGAAGGGATCGAATCCTTTGGCTGtgttgctgggttttgtttagGCAGGAATGACTGGGAACAAGCTGTAGGAAGAACACTGGATCTCACGGTGGAGATGTTCAGGAAGGAACGTCTGCTTTCCAGGCTGCCTTTGGCATCTTCCAAAATGGTGTGGCACATGGAACAAGGAGGCAGCTTTGCTATTTACAGTTCTGAGCAACAACACCCCCTGTTATTTGCCAGAGCAGGTACCTTGCAGGGGATAAGTCTTAATCTGCCAGGATGAGCTTAATGGAGCTGACAGCTCGAGTTAGAAGGTCTTTTCACTCCTTGTCTTCCTCCAAGGGGGTTGTACTTGGAAGCAGGCCCTGCCCTCGGGCACTCTGTCTGGTCACACATTTGCAGTGGGCtggggtggggttttggtgttaattttggaagaaaaaaaaacaaatttaggCCCGTTCTAAGGAGGTGAGACCTGTGTTCCCCTACTCGAGGGGTTTGCAAAGTGAAACGGGATCAGAGGTGACTGGgctggctgtccctgctcctcaggCATTCCAGAGCAAAAGAGGGGCTAAAAATAGAAGTAATCTTTCCTCTGGGAAAAGGGCTGCTTGGCCTCTGCCCCAGGGGTGGGGGCACTGCCCCGGCATTTTGGATTGGTTCGCAAAGTCCtcttggggggggggaaattgTTACAGAAATATGAGATATTTCTTGGTCTGTTGAAGGTGGGAGGAATTAGTGTTTGTGCTTCCGAGCTGTATTACAGGGAATGAGCTGTTGGGATCAGGATTTTAAATGTGTTCCCAACGTTAAAAGCAGTTGTGTGTGAGTGTCTTTGCTCCCCTCTGGCAGCCCTGGTTGGAGCCCTTGGCCCTCTCCCTCCATGCTGCAGGATCTCCTCAGCCCCACACTGACACTGGCTGCAGTTCCCGTGCTAATTTAATCCACTTCAGCCCTTTGGTCATTCCTATAATTAGACCTGTCTGCCATGTCCGCAGAACACTTGGGAGCTTTGCCGTGGTATCCCGGGTCTCTGCTCAGCTCTTGATGGCTACTTCTAAATCCAGAGCTGAGAAAGGAGGAGTCTCCGGCCTAAACTTTGGTAGTGAAATAATTCACGCTGCTCAGGCATCCTTAAAAGATCAGTAGGGATTCTCCTTGCACTCCTGCATCAGAGAAGCCTTTCtaaggagcagctcctggttgTTGCTCAGCCTTTGTGCTGGCCCCAGCTCCTTACTGGAGCTGCTAATTGTGCCCAtgaggggctctgagctggcttTGGGCAGGGGCTCTCACTTCCCAAGCTGTGCTCAGAATTCCTTGTAGTGCTGCTTCCCAGAGGCTGAGCTGATGAAGTGTGACCACGCTGCCTAAAGCACTTGCCAAATGGCTCGGGAAGGGAGTTGGGAAGGAGAATTTgggagctcagcacagcccaggatggagcagcagcagaacaaagtGAAAAGCAGGACCTGCACTGCCAGGCACCAACACAACCACCCTGACCTGactgtcctgctctgcctgtttCTCTACAGCTGGCATCCAGTGGGATTTTGCAGGCTGAGTTTAATGCAAAAGAGACTAAACCGTGATTTGGGGCAGGTACAAAATCCCTGGAGACAAAGATCAGAACAGCTGACAGAAAGTGACATTCAAGGGGCTGTTCCCCGAGTCAAGGGAAGGTGGCTCCTCACTGTTTTACGTTATTTATTCCCCACAAACACAGGATTCAGTTCAGGTCTCTGAGCTGTTCAGTCAAGTTAAGTTTGGGTGAAATTTTGGAAGAAATGGAGTTGGGAATAAGCTTTTTAAACATAACTTTTTCCTTGTCTCTTCCTGCAGGGAAATCCAGCTCCTGCGGCGATTACGGCACAAAAACGTCATCCAGCTGGTAGATGTGTTGTACAAtgaggagaagcagaaaatatatCCTTTTGCACAGGGCTGTTGATCAGGTTTGAATTCCCACTGTTCCCTGCTGTAGTTCTGCCTTTTGGGAAGGCCCTTTTGGATGTTTCTTAAGCTTAAATTTTTGCAACTAAATTGCTTTCACTGCTGTTAACCATCCTGCCCGCCTGGGAGACTTTCCACACAAACACAAATTCACACAGACACTGATCAAGGCAATTTTATCCTCCCTTTGCTGGATTTTCTGTGACTCTGCCACACTGAGAGCACTTTGCCTTCAACCAGGGTGGAAGTTGCTGGAGCTGGTCCCTTGTAGCACAGTGTTATAAATGGGCGCTTTTatttttgacagtgttttctaaCTACTGTCTTCTTATTACAGTACTCCAGAAAAGGAGTAATTTAATTGTGTGCGTTAATTAGATCAAACACTCTGCCACCAGATCATTAGGATAAAGCAGTGTGACAACTTCTGCTTGTGCAGTGGCCTCGACAGAGGGGGGGGACTGCGAGTCAGTTACTGATAGAGAGATCCCGTTTAATtagggagaagggaggaggcAGTGTGGGGAAAAGGAGCCCAAGAGAGACATCGTGTGTCGGTACCAGGTGATGACAACCCAAAACCATCACTGGGAGATGAGATCTCTCCAAGGATGCTCCTTGCTGGACTTTCTGAGCAGTGCTGGTCCACAGAGTTGGTTTTCAGTGCTTTTCCCTTGCAAGGATGAGttgattttgttatttttatctttatctGCTCCTGCACTCTCATGAAGTTTGTTCCTTCTTGTGCTGATTCTGGCAATAACTGGGAGAATTTTGCTGGAAGTGGGAGCAGGAATTCATCCCTGATCTTGTTcaaacccttccccagctcctgtgCTGTATGTCCTGGGCTGTGACAGAGCAGACCTTGAGCAGCCACATGGGGAAGAGGTTTGGGAACTgatccagcagaaaagggactGTCTCCCTGAGGCTGCCCTGGGGGCAGGGCCCTTAGTCgtgcacagggctgtgtttgttCCTTGCAGGAAGGATTGCCAGGTGAAAGCAGAGTTGAGGTTTAGGGGAGGGATGTCAACTTCCTTCTTGGTGATAAAAAGAAATCCTCATTTCCAGACCAAGCATTGTGGGGTTGGAAATTTGGGCTGTGTAAGGAGGGATTCTGTTCCCACCTGAGTGTTCTGTTGCTGGTGGAAGTGCACTGCAGGCTTGAGCTGTTtgtcacagagtcacagaatggcttTGGAAAGACatcaaagcccatcccattccacctcctgccatgggcacggacaccttccactatcccagggtgttccaagccctgtccagcctgaccttgggcacttccagggatggggcagccacagcttttctgggcaccctgtgccagggcctccccaccctcacagggaagattttcttcctaatatcccatctaacgcccctctctgtcagtgtgaagcaattcccccttgtcctgtcactccatgctcttgtaaaaaatccctctccgtctttcttgtaggctcccttcaggttaAGACAGTGTTTGAGCAACTCACCTAATCAAAGCCTTCAGTGATTTtctgtgggaaaggaaaagctgtggtGACTGGATTAAAAAGATCAACGACTTTTAGTATTTAAGGGCTCTTTGCTGGCCTGCTGTGGCTGGGAGTGCAGAGCTGGTGGTGAATGGAGAGCTCATCCAGGCAGAAAATGAGCCCAGTTCCATGAGCAGCATCCCAGGGATCCCGTTACCAGTGTGTACAGCTGagtgtgggagcagaacccctTGAGGGGGAGAACTGAGAGCTTGGGGCACCTGTAATAgatctgctccagcctggcagtcTGTTCTCTAATCTGATCGATCAACCTGAAGTGGATCAGTGACCAGGgagggctgaggagcagcctggccaTTAATGACACCCAGCCAGGCTGTCCTTGAGCCTGTTTGCTCCCCGGGAGCTGGTCTGGATTATCTGCTGTCACTGTTATTTTCCTGACAGTGGGAGAGTTGATGTGTCCACATCACTGTGATACGAGTAGTTCACAGATTTCTTCCAGAGTAAGAAAGggtagaaattaattttgggagctctttcttctgttcttgCTTTTATTGATTTACTGAGTGTCTTTGTGCCCATCAAAAAATCTTGTTTCGGGTATATTTAGAGTATTTTAAGGTCTCTCTGAAGAGCAGCTCATGGGGAGTGGAGCAGGAATTTAATGAGTTTTCAGTGTTTGGAGCTGCTAGATGGAACACGCTGGAAAGGGGAAGGGCAGTCTTCAACCCAGATCCCACACAGGGCAGGAGTCTCCCTCCTGCCTCAGGTGGCTTCCTGGAGCAAAAGTAACTTATTTTGGGCTTAGGTTAAGAAGGCACCTGCCAGGAATAATTAGTAACCAAAGGAGTGTTCAGGGTTTCTGGGGAGCcctggcagcctctgctctgtCAGGACACTCCTGGATGTCCCAGGGTCTGTTCTCCCAGGGCACTCCAAGCCATGCTTTGTCTTCAAAAgcccagggagaggaggaaacagGCAATTACAGCATCAGGCAGTCTGGTTCCCATTTTTTTGGCCTCAACATTAAAGCTTACAGAGATAAaaactggaatgtgctgcaaggGAACAAATGCTGCAAAGTGCCACCAGCTCTTGGCATTCTGTTGTAACTGTTTTTATCCATGTGGTTTTCAAAAAagcttcccagctctccagtgATCCTGTCTCCTGCTACTGGAACActcctgtggggctgggggtaagcagcagctgttccattgAGCACACAACTGGGTTGTTTGGGACAGGGAATGAGGAATAACCAACTTTGGGGAAGGTGGTGGGAGCTCGCTGTCACATCAGGTGCGGAACACCCGGGGCACTGGGGGAATGTGCTACAGCTCTTCTGCCAGGGAGTTCCCAACTTTCTGTGCCCACTTCAGGGTGTTTCCCTGTTCTCTGTCATGCCTGTGAGATCCCCAGCTTGTTTTCTGTGGAATTCCCATCCTGTTCCAGGTCTGgtcacagagctgcagctgctcattTAGCAGAAGGATTTCCCTGTAGGTGCTTTCCTgtcctgtgggagctggaggaaTGTCCCTCAGTACCTGGGGAGTGCAGCCATTCCCTCTGGGATGGGACTGCTGCCCATCTGAGGAATGTTTAACACTGAGGAGTGTTAACCCTGGAGCTTCCTTAACTCTGCCTTCACGTATATGGTGATGGAGTACTGTGTGTGTGGGATGCAGGAAATGCTGGACAGTGTCCCAGAGAAGAGGTTTCCAGTGTTTCAGGCTCACGGGTAAGTTCTGTTCCTGTCCCCACTGTGTTCTCTCGAATGGAGAGCAcattctgctctgctcaggctgCGTTTGAAAGCAAACCTGGCTTTGTgcaataatttcatattttacaCCCGTGCAAAAAAGTGAAAAGCTCTCCAAGTGGCAGCAGGGATTGCCCTTAGATTCTGGGAGGAAAACCATCTTTCTATTgatttttctgttacttttgtTTTACTTCCTGAGATGCCCAACAGCCCCCCCAGTCCCTGTGCTCGTGCTGTGCCAAAGGGTGTGAGGGGGGGAATCTCCTGCCTAAATGGAGGTCAAGCCACAGTTCAGCATCAGAAAAGACTTTAAAGGCCTTGGGATGGATTAGGGATTGGCAATATGCAGCATGATCTGGTAGCTGGGGTAGTTAGCTGGGATAAGCTGGAGCCCCTTTCACTCTGCAAGGAAGGAGACCTGAGAATTCTGGGAATAGATACAGAAACATTGTCAAATGGATCAAAAGGATCAAATTGGGGCAGAGCAGAAAATCTGTGGCAACTACATAATTTTATGGTcgtattttcattttattttaaggggTCTCTGAGATTACAGACAGCCCAATACATTAGTATTACTTCTGGGTATTATGAGATGAAACACTTGCCTGCATAACTGCCAGGCTGCGTCTGGGTTACGGTGATGGCCCAGAGTCTCTGACCACAGCAAAATGCTCCTTTCTGCTGGCTAaaagtgtttgatttttttcccctctgcctctctctgcagGTACTTTTGTCAGCTTATAGATGGCTTAGAATACTTGCACAGCCAAGGGATTGTCCACAAGGATATAAAACCGGGGAACCTCCTGCTAACAACCAATGGGACACTAAAAATATCCGATTTAGGCGTAGCAGAGGTATGTGAGAAGCACAGCAAAGTCAGAATGGGGCATTCTAGATTGAGGTCACCTCTGTGGTGTCATTGATTTATTGTGCATTTAGGCTTTTGTTCTGTTGCACTTGCAGAGAGCTCTGAGTGACTGAATATTTATTGCAATTGGCAAAGCACTTCTTTTGATAACAGCATGAAACCTCCACTCAggaaggacagagaaggaagatgTCAATCTTGGACAAGCCCAGAagtggggggaaatggggataaAGCTACATAACCTTATCCTTCTTTTTATGTGGAGACTGTCTTAGGTAGGAGAGGTGCAACACTTGTCGCTGCGGCATGTGGCTGCTGTGGTGACAGGATCTCATCAGCTGTACATGTTCAGTAGAGgagttttcctcttttgtttcccAGGTGGAACTTTTCCAACAGGCacaatttgttttccttggaaGCCTGACACTGTTTGgtctctcctgctgcaggcatTGCATCCATTTGCGGAGGACGACACGTGCAGGACGAGCCAAGGGTCGCCAGCATTCCAGCCCCCAGAAATTGCCAATGGCCTTGACACCTTTTCAGGCTTTAAAGTTGACATCTGGTCCGCGGGGGTGACGCTGTGAGTGCCCAGGAGCCCCCAGAAACTTAGTAACTAATGTTGCCCCCACATAGCTCAGacctggcccagctctgccatcaCTGCTCTTGTGTGGTggggggagcagagagggggATGCTGCTCGCTCCTGTGGGTGGGTTTATGCTCCCCAAAGTACCTGTAATTCTGCCCAAGGGGATCTTTGCTCTCCATGAGTGACTCTGCAGCTGTTGCTTAGCAcccagaggcacagccagggcagtaACAGAAACCACAAGTATCTCCAGTATTTAAGTTTTTGCTGTCCCAGACTGTCAGGGAGATGTCCTGGTGGTTTTTGACCCCTGTGAATGAAAAGCTGTGATGAAGGCAGGCTAAGCTTAAAGAGGCTTTCCACATACTGCCAAATATTCCTCTTTTGGTTTCCTCTTGGCTGCTTTTGGCTTATGTAGT
Protein-coding regions in this window:
- the STK11 gene encoding serine/threonine-protein kinase STK11, which encodes MDLQEPQQLGMFAESELMSVGMDTFIHRIDSTEVIYQPRRKRAKLIGKYLMGDLLGEGSYGKVKEMLDSETLCRRAVKILKKKKLRRIPNGEANVKKEIQLLRRLRHKNVIQLVDVLYNEEKQKMYMVMEYCVCGMQEMLDSVPEKRFPVFQAHGYFCQLIDGLEYLHSQGIVHKDIKPGNLLLTTNGTLKISDLGVAEALHPFAEDDTCRTSQGSPAFQPPEIANGLDTFSGFKVDIWSAGVTLYNITTGLYPFEGDNIYKLFENIGKGDYTIPEDCGPPLSDLLRGMLEYDPAKRFSIQQIRQHNWFRKKHAQAEALVPIPPSPETKDRWRSMTAVPYLEDLHGYNEEEDDDLYDIEDDIIYTQDFTVPGQVPEEEAGQNGQSRGKGLPKAVCMNGTEPGQLSTRAKGERRASASSNPSRKACSASSKIRKLSTCKQQ